The genomic window GAACCGCAGGCGGCGCTCCTCGCTTTCGAAGCGTCCTCGGCCGCAGGGCTCGATCTCGCCGGGTTCGCCCTGGCGCAGTCGCTCGATTGGGTCGGTGATCCGCGTGCCGAAGCAGCGCTCCGCGACTTCGTATCCCGCCACCCCGACTGGGAGGACCCGAGGCTGTTCGGGATCCTTGGCGGCCTCATCGCGGACCATTACGACGACGAGGAGCACATGGACGAGGCACTCATCTATCTCGACCGTGTCGGGGACAGCGAAGACATCTGGGTGTGTTGGCGCGCGTTGGCTATCGCGAAACTCGGTCATGTGGAGGATGCGGTCGCTCTCCTGCAGGACCAGGTGAGAGCAGACGATCCGGACGCGTTGGCCGTGCTCGGCGACATCCATTGGTGGGCGGACGATGTGGAACGGGCGCAGGAAGCCTATCTCCGGGCGATGGCTGTCGGAGATGCCCGCTCGGCGCGCAGTCTCGGCAACCTGCTCCACACACTCGGCGACGATGCCGCAGCACGACAGGCCTACGAGATCGCGGCAGCGCGCGGCGACGGGTATGCGACCACGCTCCTGCGCGATCCCTCGTGGGAGCTCCCCGGCTGACGGCGGAAGGTCCGCGTCAGGGTCGTCCTCGGCGCTCCTACCCGGCGATGGACGCGGGCCAGGTTCACGGCTCGTCGTCCCAGGGGACCGGCGTCGTCGTGCCCGACTGCACGTCGCTCCGGAGGATCGCGTAGGCGACCGATGCGAGTGGCTGGCCGCCGGCCACTGGCCAGCCCTCGCGGTAGTGGGCCTCCTTCACCCAGCCGGCCCGACGGAAGGCGCGACGCATGGCGACGTTGTCCTCGCGGGTCTGCCCCTCGAGCTTCCGGACGGACGGGAACCGCCCGAAGACCTCGGCGACGATGACCGGCAGGATCGCCGTTCCGATCCCGCGTCCTCGCGCGTCTTCGGCGAGCCGCAGGTCGATCAACGCCGTGTCGTCCTCGAGGTCCTCGAGGGCGACGATTCCCACCACCTCGCCGTCTGCGAGTACCCAACATCCGAAGGCACCGGGCCCGTCGACGATGCCGGAGGTCAGGCGTTCGCGAGCCTCCTCCGCGGTTGGTCGCGGCTGCATGTGGAACGGGAACTCGTGTGCGCTCAGGAACTCGACGAACGCGTCGTCGTCCCGTGGGCGTTCGAGCGGTTGCAGGCTCAACGGTGACATCCGCCCAGTATCGCAAGGTCGCCACGGTGTGTGCCGAGCGGAGGTGAGCTGTCGAACGCGCACGCCTGTCCAAAGAACGCAACGGGCCACGTGCCGTCTCGCCCCGTCGTTACGCTGATGCCCGACAGGACCCTTTCGCCCTGTCGGGGTTCCCGGCCGGCTTCCCCTCGATTCCGGCCGGGGCCCGCTTCACCGCCAGGGCGGACGTCAGGGGCGGTCGGTGCGTCCGGCGTTCGCCGCGAGCAATCCGCTCCCTCCGGCGATCATCGCGGCCTCGGTCCGGGTCGCCGCACCGAGCTTCCGCAGGATGGCCGAGACGTGGACGCTCGCCGTCTTCGCGCTGATGAACAGGCGCTCGCCGATTTGACGGTTGCTCAGGCCTTCCGCGATGAGCTGCAGCACCTGGCGCTCTCGGGCGGTCAACTCGATGGAGCCGCTGGCGCCGCGCGCTCGGGGGCGGCCGTCGAGGTTCAGCGACGCTCGCTCCGCCAACGCCCGCGCACCGTCGAGCACGAGGCCGGCACCGAGCGTCGTCGCCTCGGCGACCGCGATGACGAGCGTGTCCTGCGCGGCAGGACGGTCACCGGCTGCCACGCGCGCCTCTGCCAGTCTGAGCGCCGCGTAGGGCGCGAGCGCGGCCGGTGCGAACGGATGCTCGGCCATCGCGCGAGCCGCCTCCCACGCGCCGACGTCGTTCCCGGTGCCGTCCGGTCCGCCGAGCTCGGCGTCGACTAGCGCGCTCCACAGTGGCGCGGTCGGCCAGAACCGCTCCTCGGCGAGCAGTGCCCTCCAGCGTTCCTCCAGCTGGCGGAGCCGATCGTCGTCGACCCCTGCGAATGGTCCGGACTCCACGTCGAGTGTGCCGGCCGCCAACGCGACACGGACCCGGGCCAGGACGCGCGCCGCGTCCGCAAGCGCCGGCAGGTCGTACGCCGGCATGGGGCGGTGGTCCGGTGCCTCGAACACGCCGACCCCCGCCGGCGACCAGGCCCCGGCGAGGTCGCCGGCAGCCAGCCCGACCTGCATCACGACGCGGGCGACGCCGAACCGCGTCTGCACCTCCAGGCCGGACAGGGAGAGCATCCCCTTCCGCCACCGGCGGTACAGGGTCGCCGCGCTCTCGGCGTCGCCACGCCAGAGCGTGAGCAGGATGAGCGACTGGCGCAGGTACACCGAGAAGGCGAGGGGCGGCTGCAGTGCCAGGGCCCGGTGGACCCGTTCCTCCGCCTCGTCCCAGCGACCGAGCGCCACCAACGGGTCGACCGCGTTCGACGACAAAATGAGCCCCGAACTGCGCTCGACGCCCAGCTCCTTCGCCCGCGCGACGCCTTCCAATGCCGACGCGAGCGCTTCCTCGTAGGAACCGAGCAGGTTCGCCATGTCGGACGCGTTCACCCGGTACCGGAGGAGGGCGCTGCCGTCGCCGTCAGCCAGCGTCTCAGCGGTCGCGAGCATCCTGCTGCCGCTCTCCAGTTCGCCGTGGTGGATGCGCGCGATCCCACCGATGTTCGCCGCGACCGAGGCGTTCCGTGCCGAACCGGTGCGGACGGCCTCCCGGGCGGCCTCGTCGGCGTACTCGATCGCCCGTTCCAGCCGCCCGATGATCATGTGCCGTGCGCCGAGGCTCGTCAGCAGCACACCGCGCAGGTCGCCGGGGGTGCCCGGTGGGACCCGGTCGAGCGCCTCTTCGAGGAGGTCCACCGAGCCCGGTCGCCCGAGGTTGGCGAGGTAGAACGCCTTGTCACGGAGGAGCTTGGCCTGGTCGAGGTCGTCGCGTTCCTCCGGCGTCGCGAGCACCTCGTCGACCATGGCGATCGCCCGGTCCGTCCACCCGGCGTTCCGTAAGGCGCTCGCCGTCCGTCGCATGAGTTCCGAACGCGAGCGCCCGACGAGTGCCGCGGCGTCGGGCACCTGGTCCCAGATCTCCAGGAGACGCTCGCCGAGCTGCGCCTCCGTGCTGTACGCGTATGCAGCGTGAGCCTGCTCCATGGCGCGGACGGTCGCGGGGAAGGCCCGTCCGAAGTCGCGGGCGAGCATCCAGTGGTGCGACACCGCGGCAGCGACCGGCTCACCACCGAAGCCTGCCTCCAGCGCCTCGGCGAACCCCGCATGGAACCGGCTCCGTTCGCCGGGCAGCAGGTCGTCGTGGATCGCCTCCCGGACCAGTGCGTGTCGGAACTCGTACGTGGTCGCGTCCGCGACGAGGACGTTCGACCCGATCGCCTCCCGCACACCGGTGTCGAGGGCGTCGGGGCCGCCTGTGAACACCCGCTCCAGGAGGGTGTGCTCGACACAGACACCACCGGCCGAGATCACGCGCAGCAGCTGTTGGGTCGCGGGCGCGAGCCGCTCGTAGCGCGCCAGCAGGAGCTCGCGCAGGGTGTCGGGGAGTTCGTCGCCATCGCCGTCCCGGTCCACGTCCAGTCCGAGGAGTTCCTCGACGAAGAACGGAACGCCCTCGCTCCGTGCGTACACGCTGTCGATCGAGACCGTGTCGAGGGAACTTCCGCGGATCGCGATCGCCTGGCGGAGCACGTCGCTGCGGCTCAACCGTTCGAGGGTGTGCCGCTCGACGCGCCTCGTGCGATCGAGCTCGGCGAGGAAGCCGCGCAGGGGGTGCCCGCGGGAGACGTCCTCGCTTCGGAAGGTGAGCACGACCATCACGCGGGCATCGGAGAGCACGCGCACGAGGAAGGCCAGCAGGCTGAGGGTCGCACCGTCGGCCCAGTGGACGTCCTCGATGGCGACGACGACGGGCTGCTGACGTGACAGCGCCTCGAGGAGCACCGCGACGGTCTCGTGGAGCCGCCCGACGCCGCCGTCCCGGTGGTCCTGCGCGTCGGGGCCGAGCGATGGCAGCAGCGTCGCGAGGGAGGCTTTGCCCGGACCCGCAGCCTCCAGCACCGCGTCGCGCCCGCGCTGCGCGACGAGGTCCTTCATGAGGCCGAGGACCGGTGCATAGGGCGCGGCGACGTCACCGAGGTCCACGCACTGGCCCGTGATGACGAGTGCCGACGACCGGACCGACCGCGTGAACTCGGTGAGCAGGCGCGTCTTGCCGATGCCGGCCTCGCCGCTCAGGACCACACTGCGTGACTCGCCCGTGGCGACGGCGTCGAACACGCCCTGGAGCGCTCGAAGATCGGAGGCGCGCCCGATCATCGTCGGGCTGGTGGTGGGCAGGCTCACCACTCCATGGTCCCACCCTCGTCACGATCGGCAGCGGCGTCCGCGAGTCGCCGCTGCTCCTCCAGTCGTCGTTCCCGGCGGCGACGTTCCCGCTCGAGATCCCGCTGGAGTTCCTGCTCGATGAACCGTCTCGTCTCGACGGACGTGAACGGGCTGTGACTCGCGCTCGTGATCAACATGGCTCCTCCGCTGCGCACGGGGTCGGTGTCCGTGCTCGACCACTCACGTTCCTCGCTGAGGCCCGTGTCCTACCTCGGGCAACTGCCCTAGATGGC from Plantibacter flavus includes these protein-coding regions:
- a CDS encoding GNAT family N-acetyltransferase, with the translated sequence MSPLSLQPLERPRDDDAFVEFLSAHEFPFHMQPRPTAEEARERLTSGIVDGPGAFGCWVLADGEVVGIVALEDLEDDTALIDLRLAEDARGRGIGTAILPVIVAEVFGRFPSVRKLEGQTREDNVAMRRAFRRAGWVKEAHYREGWPVAGGQPLASVAYAILRSDVQSGTTTPVPWDDEP
- a CDS encoding helix-turn-helix transcriptional regulator, with the protein product MSLPTTSPTMIGRASDLRALQGVFDAVATGESRSVVLSGEAGIGKTRLLTEFTRSVRSSALVITGQCVDLGDVAAPYAPVLGLMKDLVAQRGRDAVLEAAGPGKASLATLLPSLGPDAQDHRDGGVGRLHETVAVLLEALSRQQPVVVAIEDVHWADGATLSLLAFLVRVLSDARVMVVLTFRSEDVSRGHPLRGFLAELDRTRRVERHTLERLSRSDVLRQAIAIRGSSLDTVSIDSVYARSEGVPFFVEELLGLDVDRDGDGDELPDTLRELLLARYERLAPATQQLLRVISAGGVCVEHTLLERVFTGGPDALDTGVREAIGSNVLVADATTYEFRHALVREAIHDDLLPGERSRFHAGFAEALEAGFGGEPVAAAVSHHWMLARDFGRAFPATVRAMEQAHAAYAYSTEAQLGERLLEIWDQVPDAAALVGRSRSELMRRTASALRNAGWTDRAIAMVDEVLATPEERDDLDQAKLLRDKAFYLANLGRPGSVDLLEEALDRVPPGTPGDLRGVLLTSLGARHMIIGRLERAIEYADEAAREAVRTGSARNASVAANIGGIARIHHGELESGSRMLATAETLADGDGSALLRYRVNASDMANLLGSYEEALASALEGVARAKELGVERSSGLILSSNAVDPLVALGRWDEAEERVHRALALQPPLAFSVYLRQSLILLTLWRGDAESAATLYRRWRKGMLSLSGLEVQTRFGVARVVMQVGLAAGDLAGAWSPAGVGVFEAPDHRPMPAYDLPALADAARVLARVRVALAAGTLDVESGPFAGVDDDRLRQLEERWRALLAEERFWPTAPLWSALVDAELGGPDGTGNDVGAWEAARAMAEHPFAPAALAPYAALRLAEARVAAGDRPAAQDTLVIAVAEATTLGAGLVLDGARALAERASLNLDGRPRARGASGSIELTARERQVLQLIAEGLSNRQIGERLFISAKTASVHVSAILRKLGAATRTEAAMIAGGSGLLAANAGRTDRP